A region of Kribbella sp. NBC_01245 DNA encodes the following proteins:
- a CDS encoding sugar phosphate isomerase/epimerase family protein, with translation MNRYSLNQATTKYWPLDDVVAASAKASLDWIGLWREPVQEYGVEKAAGLVADAGLRVSSLCRGGFFTASTAAGRAAAVADNRRALEESAALGTDTLVLVSGGLPEGSRDLAGARAMVRDGLAELAPYAGELGVRLAIEPLHPMFCSDRCVVSSLGGALDIAEQFPASQVGVVVDAYHVWWDADVLRQIARAGSRICSYQVCDWIVPLPSDVLLGRGMMGDGSIDLRSLRTACEAAGYTGPIEVEIFNADLWARPGQEVFDTALAAYREHVA, from the coding sequence GTGAACCGCTACAGCCTGAACCAGGCCACCACCAAGTACTGGCCGTTGGACGACGTGGTCGCCGCGAGCGCGAAGGCTTCGCTGGACTGGATCGGGCTCTGGCGCGAACCGGTCCAGGAGTACGGCGTGGAGAAGGCGGCGGGCCTCGTCGCGGATGCCGGCCTGCGGGTCTCCTCGTTGTGCCGCGGCGGGTTCTTCACCGCGTCAACCGCCGCCGGGCGGGCAGCCGCCGTGGCCGACAATCGGCGTGCGCTCGAGGAATCGGCCGCCCTTGGTACGGACACGCTGGTGCTGGTGAGTGGCGGATTGCCCGAAGGCTCGCGTGATCTCGCAGGCGCCCGGGCGATGGTTCGCGATGGCCTCGCCGAACTCGCGCCGTACGCCGGGGAGCTGGGGGTGCGGCTGGCGATCGAGCCGTTGCACCCGATGTTCTGCTCGGACCGGTGTGTGGTCTCGTCGCTTGGTGGCGCACTCGATATCGCGGAGCAGTTCCCGGCGTCGCAGGTCGGGGTGGTCGTCGACGCCTATCACGTCTGGTGGGACGCGGACGTGCTTCGCCAGATCGCTCGTGCGGGCTCGCGGATCTGCTCGTATCAGGTGTGCGACTGGATCGTGCCGCTGCCGTCCGACGTACTGCTCGGCCGCGGCATGATGGGCGACGGGTCGATCGACCTGCGTTCCTTGCGGACTGCGTGTGAGGCTGCCGGTTATACCGGGCCGATCGAGGTCGAGATCTTCAACGCCGATCTCTGGGCCCGGCCTGGCCAGGAGGTTTTCGACACCGCTCTCGCCGCGTATCGCGAACACGTTGCCTGA